A genomic segment from Acyrthosiphon pisum isolate AL4f chromosome A3, pea_aphid_22Mar2018_4r6ur, whole genome shotgun sequence encodes:
- the LOC100160019 gene encoding teneurin-m isoform X3 — MKSMILGYPPYGKANRAYQPYQHRGDSSDGECDEDTAEFQPNRHQHSLQHQYHRHRRPNHTYQQPGALLNTDTSGTSGNCSDATLTDSELAFTRDATLQLHDGGCLLNDSLRNPPDVPPRNPGTMSRLNGRLKGSGQGSNAGTMVHLAGDHQHPMDLDFEPSNCVIRTASGSVYIQPDMTKSVLDYKNTSSCSSPSKTDIHKSSERCSLGYGVGMPVLPVRNNLRRPTSSHHFSSASRFQFQKGFASRCSWKCTSIVLIIVCLLMAVALTYITSSNLLRLSYQGPASCSVLVDENGGNGDSLAMPKSLNHTKTSENTGRWRPRDLESRARSKRSLERQRQNHRPLDLLDGGDGDVGANGDGTVVEHDNPVEDSLSSSTLYARTNRALPRQMDDAMMVVKSSSSKRLPPTRKHRKRQASDMIVYRKDSDDDDDGNIMAGSVDIVPLDSEHRIRVNLTIASDDDSAGSPMYALSLSLPRADQVEPVRVPAAVANPPNSVPPLLPSPGAECDCFCPCLGQDDDDDDDGDRMVTANIVSTIPSTFSPIGNTTTDTIWTTEYSTTESPEPTVDVVSCPPPVLLFCDTGSKLFPVRTAPPDGTTFAQITLGDKIDGEIPAFGYWNVQFYHSRAAYVRFNYDFPRGASIAVYGRRNALPTHTQYEILELLNGFQSRQTRSAHPIIKKEVTHYLEPGHWFVSMYNDDGDLTTLTFSASVSQDMTLSCPNGCSGKGECMVGHCQCNPGFSGDDCSDSVCPVLCSQRGEYINGECQCNPGWKGKECNLRHDECEVPDCNGHGYCTNGKCICALGFKGKFCSEVDCPNPNCSGHGVCVEGTCICKKGWKGVNCDEMDKDALQCLPDCSGHGTFDLEAQTCQCEPMWSGEDCSKELCDLDCGTHGHCVGDTCACHSGWSGQYCNLKLCDNRCNEHGQCKNGTCLCVTGWNGKHCTLEGCPNSCSGHGQCRVNSDNVWQCKCSDGWDGLDCNTQLERDCNDNIDNDKDGLMDCEDPECCLNHLCRSSQHCVSSPKPIDILLRKQPPAITASFFERTKFLIEEGSLQNYVRPDTFNESRSAVIRGRVVTSTGMGLMGVRVSTNIAPEGFTLTREDGWFDLLVNGGGAVTLQFGRSPFKAQTQIVNVPWNEIVIIETIVMSLTEDKGIQLSGQACKAHDYDLMKPVVLASWKHGFQGSWSDKSAVLAESQVVQESFQIPGTGLNLVYHSSRSAGYLSTIQLQLTPETIPSTLKLIHLRITIEGILFEKTFEADPVIKYTYAWNRLNVYRQNVYGVTTALVKVGYEYTDCRNIVWDVQTTKLSGNDMSISEVGSWNLDIHHRYNFHEGILQKGDGSNIYLKQKPRIILTTMGDGHQRPLDCIDCDGDNGLKQRLLAPVALASAPDGSIYVGDFNLIRRIMTDGTVKTVVRLNVTRVSYRYHIAVSPLDGSLFISDPESHQILKVKNPNNFSDPDHNWEPAVGSGERCLPGDEAHCGDGALARDAKLAYPKGVAISSDNILYFADGTNIRMVDKDGLVSTLIGNHMHKSHWKPIPCEGTLNTGEVHLRWPTDLSINPLDNTLHIIDDHMVLKLTTDNRLKVIAGRPMHCPPVGRTGLNTDQELAIQTALVMPQSIAFAPNGNMYVAESDSQRTNRIRVISTEGKISRFAGTESKCNCLDRGCDCYEEDHYLAATAKFNTISSISVSPDGVVHVADQANYRIRSIMSRSPEATATREYEVYSPTTQELYVFNRFGQHITTRNILTGETSYQFTYNQFTSSGKLSSVTDAAGNKVFLLRDHAQQVNSIENTKGQKCRLRMSRMKLLTEVNTPDNYNITFDYYGPSGLLRSKLDSAGRGYVYTYDDFGRLIGAVTPTGKLIRLAFDLSVKGATVMVYNDDSQPITMLIKGTSVETKLGGSEEHTSITSEGDIVSETSWGNRVTIESVPYAVLMEANSVLVESYPVPGKLKTEIGSELANRFEWRYYLRGQSGGKLKPGEAKSVAQVGKKLRINGENIVSLEFDRDSGTVAAFIDEHIELINITYDIAGRPFRWGPRNKIYSEVELTYDRFSRLSVWRWGDLKEMYGYDRAGRLAEIRYADGKSTLYVFKDMFSSLPLKVTTPRGSDYLLQYDESGALQSLTTPRGHIHAFSIQTSLGFYKYQYHSPVSPHPYELRYDDNTNILAKIYPHQSGRVSYLYDQHGNIEIILAGLLSIHYTYQVNTNLVKNINVVEPGFELKHEIRYHLGMIKDERYLFSAKCGLHNTHLKYQTDGNARVTSIDVTIGNKELSQLKLKYNQNIGTLESISDLRIYKNTFNKTVIHDTAKQFFSISEYDNHGRLKSIMTNIKSMDVYRMELEYDVRNRISSQKITLGRTKIQNTMTYSADGHLFEVAGSSDWKYIYDENGNIIGVMDYGQKLTLGYDVGDRVVQVADVQLYSYDTRGFVSKRGETHLNYNDMGLLSDATESDRFSVSYYYDHKNRLLGIRNAGENVTQFLYTDPQRPNLVMAIHYPSTGRTFHYLYDDRNTLIAIDSPEQRFFVATDQNGSPLAVFDVSGNIIKEITRTPFGGLRKDSHPDLYIPIDFHGGILDPHTRLIYLDKKWYDPSVGQWITPDWERLSSRLSYPTDIFIYRFQNNDPISSSSAQNINYMTDLNSWLKLYGYDIGNMIGSSYTRTQLHQPSAKVSSPQLTPQFNVVSGLQCIVEKEMALFGEFGFIPEPLLKMETQTRNLLPRVAFQRSIFGEGVLVSRSNEGLALISVVDGDNSVVQDVVMSVFNGSYFLDLHFEQHDKDLFYFVKDNALKQNDDMEELKRLGGMFNVTTHETADGKELRLLSAEALISIRYGTDPQQERHRLLKHAHKRAVERAWESERSLVAAGSRGARAEWNAEEREELVNRGRVDGYEGVAIHDVSGHRPQLADDPGNVRFQKSPNRKKRNRRTHYKKTTKDE, encoded by the exons gtTGTCTACTAAACGATTCTTTGAGAAATCCACCAGATGTGCCACCGAGAAATCCCGGCACGATGAGTAGGTTGAACGGTCGGCTGAAGGGTTCCGGACAGGGATCCAATGCCGGCACGATGGTACATCTTGCAGGAGACCATCAACACCCGATGGACTTAGACTTTGAACCATCCAATTGTGTCATAAGAACTGCTTCCGGGTCCGTTTACATACAGCCGG ACATGACGAAAAGTGTGTTGGACTACAAGAATACGTCATCATGCAGTAGTCCTTCTAAGActgatattcataaatcatcGGAAAG GTGCTCTTTAGGTTACGGTGTAGGCATGCCGGTACTACCAGTCAGGAATAACCTGAGACGACCAACGTCTTCTCATCATTTTTCATCCGCGTCCCGGTTCCAGTTCCAAAAAGGTTTCGCTTCCCGGTGTTCATGGAAGTGCACGTCAATAGTGTTAATAATTGTGTGCTTGTTGATGGCTGTTGCATTAACTTATATCACGT CATCAAACCTTTTGCGGTTATCGTACCAAGGTCCAGCATCGTGTTCGGTGCTGGTTGATGAGAATGGTGGAAACGGTGACTCACTGGCCATGCCGAAATCGCTGAACCACACGAAAACTTCGGAAAACACAGGTAGGTGGCGTCCACGAGACCTAGAATCCCGCGCACGTAGTAAACGTAGTTTGGAACGACAACGTCAAAATCACCGACCACTGGACTTGCTTGACGGCGGTGATGGTGACGTTGGAGCTAACGGTGATGGTACGGTAGTTGAGCATGATAACCCGGTAGAAGATAGTTTATCCTCTAGCACGCTTTACGCACGTACTAACAGAGCTTTGCCCCGACAAATGGACGACGCCATGATGGTGGTGAAGTCTTCGTCGTCCAAACGGCTACCTCCGACCCGTAAACATCGGAAACGGCAGGCTTCTGACATGATTGTGTACCGGAAGGATTCcgatgacgatgacgacggcAATATCATGGCTGGAAGCGTGGATATCGTGCCGTTGGATTCCGAACACCGCATTCGGGTAAATCTGACGATAGCATCTGACGATGACTCGGCTGGAAGTCCGATGTACGCCTTGTCCCTGTCGTTGCCCAGAGCCGATCAGGTTGAACCTGTAAGAGTCCCTGCTGCCGTCGCGAATCCGCCGAACTCTGTGCCGCCATTGCTACCATCGCCCGGCGCAGAGTGCGATTGTTTCTGTCCGTGTCTCGGTCAAgacgacgatgatgacgacGACGGAGATAGGATGGTCACGGCTAATATCGTATCGACAATTCCTTCGACATTCTCACCGATCGGTAACACGACGACCGATACGATTTGGACTACAGAGTATTCCACAACCGAATCTCCCGAACCGACTGTGGACGTAGTTTCATGTCCTCCTCCCGTTCTGCTGTTTTGTGACACAG GGTCAAAGTTATTCCCAGTCAGGACGGCACCACCCGACGGTACTACTTTTGCGCAGATAACATTAGGCGATAAAATTGACGGAGAAATACCGGCATTCGGCTACTGGAATGTCCAGTTTTATCATTCACGGGCTGCCTACGTACGGTTCAACTATGACTTTCCAAGAGGCGCCAGCATTGCCGTGTACGGGCGAAGGAACGCACTACCTACGCACACCCAGTACGAGATATTGGAGCTGCTCAATGGTTTTCAATCTCGACAGACCCGGTCCGCACAC CCAATCATCAAAAAGGAAGTTACTCATTATCTGGAACCCGGTCACTGGTTTGTATCGATGTATAATGACGATGGAGATTTAACTACGTTGACGTTCTCAGCATCAGTATCGCAAGACATGACGTTGAGCTGTCCTAATGGATGTAGTGGTAAAGGGGAATGCATGGTAGGCCATTGTCAGTGCAACCCTGGATTTAGCGGAGACGACTGCAGTGACA gCGTTTGTCCAGTATTATGCAGCCAAAGAGGCGAGTACATCAATGGTGAATGCCAGTGCAACCCTGGATGGAAAGGCAAAGAGTGTAATCTGAGACACGATGAATGTGAAGTGCCCGATTGCAATGGTCATGGTTATTGCACGAATGGTAAATGTATTTGTGCACTTGGATTCAAAGGGAAATTTTGTTCGGAAg TGGACTGCCCAAATCCAAATTGTAGTGGCCACGGGGTTTGTGTTGAGGGAACTTGTATTTGCAAAAAAGGTTGGAAGGGCGTGAACTGTGATGAAATGGATAAAGACGCCCTACAATGTCTGCCCGATTGCTCGGGACACGGGACGTTCGATTTAGAAGCACAGACATGTCAATGTGAACCCATGTGGTCTGGTGAAGATTGTTCtaaag aattGTGTGACCTGGACTGTGGTACACATGGACATTGTGTAGGTGATACTTGTGCCTGTCATTCTGGTTGGTCTGGTCAGtattgcaatttaaaactaTGTGATAACCGATGCAATGAGCACGGACAATGCAAAAATGGCACTTGTTTGTGCGTCACTGGTTGGAATGGCAAACATTGTACACTCGAAGGATGTCCAAATAGTTGTTCTGGACACGGACAGTGTCGGGTAAACAGCGACAACGTGTGGCAATGTAAATGTTCTGACGGATGGGATGGTTTGGATTGTAATACTCAATTAGAACGAGACTGTAACGATAATATCGATAATGACAAAg ATGGTCTTATGGACTGCGAAGATCCGGAATGTTGTTTAAACCATTTGTGCCGCAGTAGTCAGCACTGCGTGTCATCGCCAAAGCCCATTGACATACTCTTACGTAAACAACCTCCGGCAATAACTGCATCGTTTTTCGAACGAACAAAATTTTTAATCGAAGAAGGCAGTCTACAAAATTATGTTAGACCTGATACATTCAATGAAAG cCGATCGGCTGTTATTCGTGGTCGAGTTGTTACGTCAACTGGAATGGGATTAATGGGTGTTCGGGTTAGCACGAACATTGCACCCGAAGGATTCACATTAACTCGTGAAGATGGTTGGTTTGATTTATTGGTAAATGGAGGAGGAGCTGTAACTTTGCAGTTTGGTAGAAGTCCGTTTAAAGCACAGACTCAAATTGTAAACGTTCCTTGGAATGAG ATCGTTATTATTGAGACAATAGTGATGTCACTGACGGAAGATAAAGGTATTCAGCTTAGCGGACAAGCTTGCAAAGCACACGATTATGACCTTATGAAACCCGTTGTATTAGCATCCTGGAAACACGGTTTTCAAGGATCTTGGTCTGATAAGAGTGCGGTTTTAGCTGAATCTCAg gTTGTACAAGAAAGCTTCCAAATTCCGGGAACAGGGTTAAACTTGGTTTATCATAGCTCCAGATCAGCTGGATATTTGTCTACAATACAATTACAACTCACACCCGAGACAATTCCATCAACTTTGAAATTGATTCACTTACGAATAACTATAGAAggaatactttttgaaaaaacattcgAGGCTGATcctgttataaaatatacgtacgCTTGGAACAGACTTAACGTTTATCGTCAAAACGTATATGGAGTCACAACAGCTTTGGTTAAGGTCGGATATGAATATACCGACTGTCGGAATATTGTTTGGGACGTTCAGACAACCAAACTGAGTGGAAATGATATGAGCATATCAGAAGTAGGATCTTGGAATCTAGATATTCATCATCGGTACAATTTTCACGAAGGCATACTGCAAAAGGGCGATGGAtcgaatatttatttgaaacaaaaGCCTAGGATTATTTTGACTACTATGGGTGATGGACATCAAAGGCCATTAGATTGTATAGACTGTGATGGCGATAATGGCTTAAAACAGAGACTTTTGGCTCCAGTCGCATTAGCTTCTGCCCCAGATGGCTCTATATATGTTGGTGATTTTAATCTGATTCGACGTATTATGACAGACGGCACAGTTAAAACCGTTGTCAGATTAAA tgttaCGAGGGTGTCATATCGGTATCATATCGCCGTTAGTCCTTTAGATGGATCATTGTTTATTTCTGATCCAGAGAGCCATCAAATTCTAAAAGTAAAGAACCCAAATAACTTTTCCGATCCAGATCATAACTGGGAACCAGCAGTTGGATCGGGCGAACGTTGTCTACCGGGAGATGAAGCGCATTGTGGAGATGGTGCATTAGCTAGAGATGCGAAATTAGCATACCCCAAAG gtgttGCTATATCTTCAgacaacattttatactttgccGATGGGACAAACATTCGGATGGTGGACAAAGATGGTTTAGTATCCACTTTGATTGGTAACCATATGCATAAATCACACTGGAAACCTATACCTTGTGAAGGGACTTTAAACACAGGCGAAGTGCATCTAAGGTGGCCAACCGATCTTAGTATCAACCCCTTGGATAATACTTTACACATTATCGACGACCACATGGTACTGAAGTTGACCACAGACAACAGGTTAAAAGTTATTGCCGGCCGTCCAATGCACTGCCCACCCGTTGGACGTACTGGTCTAAATACGGATCAGGAATTAGCTATACAAACGGCATTAGTTATGCCTCAGAGTATTGCTTTTGCACCTAATGGCAATATGTATGTCGCTGAATCGGATTCACAGAGAACAAATAGGATTAGAGTCATAA gtactGAAGGTAAGATTTCTCGTTTCGCCGGTACAGAGTCAAAATGTAATTGTTTGGACCGTGGGTGTGACTGCTATGAAGAAGACCATTATTTAGCAGCAACTgcaaagtttaatacaatttcgTCAATCTCTGTATCTCCCGATGGTGTAGTCCATGTAGCAGATCAAGCCAATTACAG aatAAGATCTATTATGTCGAGGTCCCCAGAAGCGACAGCTACACGCGAATACGAAGTTTACTCACCAACCACTCAAGAACTTTATGTTTTCAACCGTTTTGGTCAACATATCACAACTCGTAATATTCTTACTGGAGAGACTAGCTATCAATTCACTTATAATCAATTCACCAGTAGTGGAAAACTAAGTTCTGTTACTGATGCAGCTGGCAATAAAGTGTTCTTATTAAGAGATCATGCACAGCAAGTCAATTCAATCGAAAATACTAAAGGCCAAAAATGTAGACTACGCATGTCTCGTATGAAACTATTAACGGAGGTTAACACTcccgataattataatataacttttgatTATTACGGACCGTCTGGTTTATTACGATCAAAGTTAGATTCAGCTGGTAGGGGTTATGTGTACACATATGATGATTTTGGACGATTAATTGGTGCTGTTACGCCTACTGGAAAACTCATTAGATTGGCATTTGACTTGAGCGTAAAAGGAGCAACTGTAATGGTATACAACGATGATAGTCAACCAATAACAATGTTGATTAAGGGAACGTCTGTAGAAACCAAATTag gtGGTTCAGAGGAACATACATCAATAACTAGTGAAGGTGATATTGTATCGGAGACGTCTTGGGGAAATCGAGTGACAATAGAGTCAGTTCCTTATGCTGTACTGATGGAAGCAAACTCAGTATTAGTTGAGAGTTACCCTGTGCcaggaaaattaaaaactgaaataggATCTGAATTGGCCAATAGGTTTGAATGGAGATACTATTTAAGAGGACAATCAGGAGGCAAATTGAAACCTGGcgaag CTAAATCTGTTGCACAAGTGGGTAAAAAATTACGAATCAACGGTGAAAATATCGTATCTCTTGAGTTTGACCGAGATAGTGGTACCGTGGCAGCATTTATTGACGAACACAttgaactaataaatataacctaCGATATCGCTGGAAGACCGTTTAGATGGGGACCTAG gaacaaaatatattcagaagTGGAGTTGACATATGATCGTTTTAGTAGACTTAGTGTATGGCGTTGGGGCGACCTCAAAGAAATGTATGGTTATGATAGAGCCGGTCGATTAGCTGAAATTCGTTATGCGGATGGCAAATCTACGCTTTACGTTTTCAAAGATATGTTTAGTAGTTTG CCGTTGAAAGTGACTACCCCTAGAGGAAGtgattacctattacaatatgACGAATCTGGTGCTCTTCAGTCACTAACAACTCCTAGAGGACACATACACGCATTTTCAATACAAACTTCATTAGGTTTCTATAAGTACCAATACCATTCGCCAGTAAGCCCACACCCATATGAATTAAGATACGATGACAACACGAATATTTTGGCGAAAATTTATCCACATCAATCCGGCCGTGTATCTTACTTATACGACCAACATGGaaacattgaaataatattagctG gacTCTTATCCATACACTATACCTACCAAGTCAATacaaatttggtaaaaaatataaatgtagttGAACCTGGTTTTGAGTTAAAACATGAAATTCGTTATCATCTTGGTATGATCAAGGATGAACGTTATTTGTTTAGTGCAAAATGTGGATTACATAATACACATTTGAA ataccaAACAGATGGAAATGCACGCGTAACTTCTATTGATGTCACCATCGGTAACAAAGAACTTTCCcagttaaaactaaaatataatcaaaatattgggACACTAGAAAGCATAAGTGACTTGagaatttacaaaaatacatttaataaaactgtCATACATGATACCGCCAAACAATTCTTCTCTATATCTGAATATGACAATCATGGTCGTTTGAAGTCGATAATGACCAACATTAAGTCTATGGATGTGTATAG aATGGAATTAGAATATGACGTTAGAAATAGAATTTCGTCTCAAAAGATTACTTTGGGCAgaacaaaaatccaaaatactATGACTTACAGCGCTGATGGTCATTTGTTTGAAGTGGCTGGTAGTAGTGACTGGAAGTATATCTACGATGAAAATGGCAACATTATTGGTGTCATGGACTACGGTCAAAAATTGACTTTGGGTTATGATGTCGGTGATAGGGTGGTTCAG GTAGCTGACGTTCAACTGTATAGTTATGATACTCGTGGGTTTGTATCCAAACGAGGAGAAACTCACTTAAACTATAATGACATGGGATTACTCAGCGATGCTACTGAAAGTGACCGTTTTAGTGTTTCTTATTACTACGATCACAAAAATCGGTTATTAGGTATAAGGAACGCTGGCGAAAACGTAACTCAGTTCCTTTATACCGACCCTCAACGGCCTAATTTAGTAATGGCTATACACTACCCAAGTACAGGAAGAACTTTCCATTACTTGTATGACGATCGTAATACTTTGATTGCAATTGATTCACCTGAACAAag ATTCTTTGTTGCAACCGATCAAAACGGCTCTCCTTTGGCTGTTTTCGATGTTTCTGGAAACATAATTAAAGAGATCACAAGAACGCCATTTGGTGGGCTCAGAAAAGATAGCCATCCGGACTTATACATTCCAATTGACTTCCATGGTGGAATTTTGGACCCGCATACTAGGCTGATTTATCTCGATAAGAAGTGGTACGACCCTTCTGTTGGTCAATGGATCACACCTGACTGGGAACGATTATCGTCAAGACTTAGCTATCCCACAGACATCTTTATCTATAGATTCCAAAATAATGATCCTATCAGTTCAAGTAGTGCGCAAAATATTAACTACATGACAG ACTTGAACAGTTGGTTGAAACTTTATGGTTATGATATTGGAAACATGATCGGATCATCTTACACCAGAACTCAACTGCATCAACCAAGTGCAAAGGTGTCTTCTCCACAACTTACTCCTCAATTTAATGTCGTATCTGGACTTCAGTGCATTGTAGAAaag GAAATGGCACTGTTTGGCGAATTTGGATTCATTCCTGAGCCACTGTTGAAGATGGAAACCCAGACGAGAAACCTGTTGCCCAGAGTGGCATTCCAGAGATCCATATTTGGCGAGGGCGTGTTGGTATCTCGTAGTAACGAAGGTCTAGCGTTGATATCTGTAGTGGACGGTGACAACAGCGTCGTACAAGATGTCGTCATGTCTGTATTCAACGGGTCGTATTTCTTGGACTTACATTTCGAACAACACGACAAGGACCTTTTCTATTTCGTCAAG GACAACGCGTTGAAGCAGAACGATGACATGGAAGAGCTGAAACGGCTGGGTGGCATGTTCAATGTGACCACACACGAGACAGCAGATGGTAAGGAGCTGAGACTTTTGAGCGCTGAGGCGCTGATATCGATTCGGTACGGTACAGACCCGCAACAAGAGCGCCACCGGTTGCTCAAGCATGCGCATAAACGAGCGGTGGAGCGGGCATGGGAATCAGAGCGTTCGCTGGTGGCAGCCGGGTCAAGGGGTGCCAGGGCCGAGTGGAATGCCGAAGAGCGGGAGGAGCTGGTAAACCGTGGCCGGGTGGACGGTTACGAGGGAGTTGCCATACATGACGTCAGTGGCCACCGGCCGCAGCTAGCCGATGACCCAGGAAACGTTAGGTTCCAGAAGTCACCAAACAGGAAGAAGCGAAACAGACGAACGCATTACAAAAAGACCACCAAGGACGAATGA